The following proteins are encoded in a genomic region of Chitinivorax sp. B:
- a CDS encoding ABC transporter ATP-binding protein, which translates to MGALKIKNVRKSFGGTDILKGIDLEIDAGQFLILVGPSGCGKSTLLGLISGLEQTTTGEIWIGDRMVNNVAPKDRDIAMVFQSYALYPNMNVKQNIAFGMEMRNVPKAEQEQIIARVAKMLQIEHLLDRKPSQLSGGQRQRVAMGRALARNPGLFLFDEPLSNLDAKLRVEMRTEIKRLHERTKTTVVYVTHDQIEAMTLGDRIAVMKDGIIQQFGGPQDIYDNPANMFVAGFIGSPSMNFIHSTVVKIDGSVGVKVESSGKQIVLPVRHAASAKLQAWAGKEVIFGIRPEQITGTINVQQDNPHITKADCKVEIVEPTGPDTLTFINLNGKEAVCRVHPSEAKRPGEQMQLAFDMSKAVFFDPKSEARVA; encoded by the coding sequence ATGGGTGCTTTGAAAATCAAAAATGTTCGTAAGAGCTTTGGCGGTACCGATATTCTCAAGGGAATCGATCTTGAGATTGACGCGGGTCAGTTCCTGATTCTGGTGGGTCCATCTGGATGTGGTAAATCCACACTACTTGGCCTGATCTCAGGCCTGGAACAAACCACGACAGGTGAAATTTGGATTGGCGACCGAATGGTCAACAATGTGGCGCCAAAAGATCGCGACATTGCGATGGTATTCCAAAGCTATGCGCTGTACCCAAACATGAACGTGAAACAGAACATCGCGTTCGGCATGGAAATGCGCAACGTGCCCAAGGCCGAGCAAGAACAGATTATTGCTCGCGTTGCCAAGATGCTGCAGATTGAACACCTGCTAGACCGCAAGCCCAGTCAGTTATCAGGTGGACAACGCCAACGGGTTGCAATGGGTCGCGCGCTGGCTCGTAACCCTGGCCTATTCTTGTTTGACGAACCGCTTTCGAACCTGGATGCAAAATTGCGGGTTGAGATGCGTACTGAAATCAAACGACTACACGAACGAACCAAAACAACCGTTGTATATGTCACCCATGATCAGATTGAGGCAATGACTCTGGGTGATCGTATTGCTGTTATGAAAGATGGCATTATTCAGCAATTTGGCGGTCCACAGGACATATACGACAATCCAGCCAACATGTTCGTTGCGGGCTTCATTGGCTCACCGTCGATGAACTTCATTCACAGCACGGTTGTGAAGATCGATGGTAGCGTGGGTGTCAAAGTGGAAAGTAGTGGTAAGCAAATCGTGCTTCCAGTCAGGCATGCAGCTTCGGCCAAGCTTCAAGCATGGGCTGGGAAAGAAGTTATCTTTGGAATTCGCCCAGAGCAAATCACTGGCACGATCAATGTACAACAAGACAATCCTCACATCACTAAAGCCGACTGTAAGGTAGAAATTGTTGAACCAACCGGCCCGGACACTTTGACTTTCATCAACCTGAATGGCAAAGAGGCGGTATGTCGAGTCCACCCAAGTGAAGCAAAGCGCCCCGGAGAGCAGATGCAACTGGCTTTCGATATGTCCAAAGCCGTTTTTTTCGATCCCAAGAGCGAGGCTCGCGTTGCCTAA
- a CDS encoding carbohydrate ABC transporter permease, with amino-acid sequence MKVLEHWLPKPSRFILYAILFTVAIYYLLPLYVMVTTSLKSMDEIREGNLLSLPNSPGFAAWAKAWGEACTGVSCDGLKGYFWNSVKMAVPSVLISTMLGAINGYILSKWRFRGSEVIFAMMMFGVFLPLQVILLPMAQTLGWLGLARSTGGLVFVHCVMGIASTTLFFRNYYVGIPDELIKAATLDGAGFWKIFFRIILPLSTPIIMVTTIWQFTQIWNDFLFGVVFSAGDSQPITVGLNNLANTSSSVKEYNVDMAAAIIAGLPTLFVYVVAGKYFVRGLTAGAVKG; translated from the coding sequence ATGAAGGTACTTGAACACTGGCTACCCAAGCCTAGTCGTTTCATCTTGTATGCCATCCTGTTCACAGTGGCCATTTACTATCTGCTACCACTCTATGTGATGGTCACCACGTCTTTGAAAAGCATGGACGAAATCCGTGAAGGCAATTTGTTGTCCTTGCCTAACTCTCCAGGGTTTGCCGCTTGGGCCAAGGCCTGGGGTGAAGCCTGTACGGGTGTGTCATGTGACGGGCTGAAAGGCTATTTCTGGAATTCCGTCAAAATGGCCGTCCCATCTGTACTGATTTCAACCATGTTGGGGGCGATCAATGGCTACATACTATCTAAATGGCGCTTCAGAGGCTCTGAGGTCATCTTTGCCATGATGATGTTCGGTGTATTCCTGCCATTGCAGGTTATCTTGCTACCAATGGCACAAACGTTGGGTTGGCTTGGCTTGGCTCGCTCCACGGGCGGCCTGGTCTTCGTCCATTGCGTAATGGGTATTGCCTCGACTACATTGTTCTTCCGTAACTACTATGTGGGCATTCCTGACGAATTGATCAAAGCAGCCACACTGGACGGTGCAGGCTTCTGGAAAATCTTCTTTCGAATCATTTTGCCGCTGTCGACGCCAATCATCATGGTCACCACAATTTGGCAGTTCACGCAGATCTGGAATGACTTTCTGTTTGGCGTGGTGTTCTCTGCCGGTGATTCACAACCTATCACCGTAGGCCTGAACAATCTCGCCAACACCTCATCCAGCGTAAAGGAATACAACGTCGATATGGCGGCAGCCATCATCGCGGGCCTACCGACCCTGTTCGTTTACGTTGTAGCAGGCAAATATTTTGTGCGTGGGCTTACCGCCGGCGCAGTGAAGGGCTAA